Proteins co-encoded in one Aspergillus flavus chromosome 2, complete sequence genomic window:
- a CDS encoding dienelactone hydrolase, giving the protein MASNPPGPCCATGFKHEGNPVGEIKNVNGVDTYIVYPQDKSTEKVVVFLSDIFGIYVNAQLLADEFAANGYTCVIPDLFQGDAIKLSDMESGKADLPAWLPNHQPSHVDPVVESTVKYVREELGAKRVAGVGYCFGAKYVCRHMKEGKIDVGFNAHPSFVTHEELGAITGPLSIAASEIDQIFTTQLRHESEETLKKTGQHWQINLFSGVSHGFAVRADLSNKHFKFAKEQAFCQAINWFRQYL; this is encoded by the exons ATGGCTTCTAACCCACCTGGACCTTGCTGCGCCACTGGCTTCAAGCATGAAGGTAACCCAGTTGGTGAGATCAAGAACGTCAACGGCG TCGACACCTACATTGTCTACCCCCAGGATAAGAGCACCGAGAAGGTCGTTGTCTTCCTGAGCGATATCTTCGGTATCTATGTCAACGCCCAGCTCCTCGCTGACGAGTTCGCCGCCAATGGATACACTTGTGTCATTCCCGATCTTTTCCAGGGAGACGCCATCAAGCTCAGCGACATGGAATCTGGAAAAGCCGACCTCCCCGCCTGGCTCCCCAACCACCAGCCTAGCCACGTCGACCCCGTCGTCGAGTCTACTGTTAAGTACGTCCGCGAGGAATTGGGCGCTAAGCGTGTCGCCGGTGTTGGATACTGCTTCGGTGCCAAGTATGTCTGCCGCCACATGAAGGAGGGCAAGATCGACGTTGGTTTCAACGCCCACCCTTCCTTCGTCACCCACGAGGAGCTCGGCGCTATCACCGGTCCTCTGTCCATTGCTGCCTCCG AAATCGATCAGATCTTCACTACCCAGCTCCGCCACGAGTCTGAGGAGACTCTGAAGAAGACTGGCCAGCACTGGCAGATCAACCTGTTCAGCGGTGTTTCCCACGGTTTCGCTGTCCGCGCGGACCTGAGCAATAAGCACTTCAAGTTCGCCAAGGAACAGGCTTTCTGCCAGGCCATCAACTGGTTCAGGCAGTACCTGTGA
- a CDS encoding putative rhomboid family protein (rhomboid protein 2) has product MATPAALPPLPFNPARVRSYLLRLPLFTRLVVLAIIVFWLLELQTVWSVVQWGALAPDEIGFGSMYRLNTYPFIHNGFFHAFLNLVALTPLVERFEAEHGTLTAVALFLGPLSTFPAGLYLLVEKFLLHRNTAVLGASVWVFLLLGTEAIKTFKSHPYFSLGNYKIPTWTSPLFACIVVSILMSNTSFLGHLCAILIGYLFGLGYLKVFVPPEKVLRWIEGKLNLLGRLPHYVSVDQKTYGRYGVLPTTNTVGERGTPMSYLGSSQRLGP; this is encoded by the exons ATGGCTACTCCCGCCGCGTTACCGCCGCTTCCCTTTAACCCTGCGAGGGTACGGTCGTATCTTCTTCGTTTGCCTCTCTTTACACGGCTTGTGGTGCTGGCAATTATCGTCTTTTGGCTTCTTGAGTTACAAACAGTATGGAGTGTGGTGCAATGGGGTGCTTTGGCGCCGGATGAGATTGGTTTCGGCAGCA TGTATCGCCTCAACACCTATCCATTCATTcacaatggcttcttccATGCCTTTCTGAACTTGGTAGCACTTACGCCATTGGTCGAGCGGTTTGAAGCCGAGCATGGCACGTTGACTGCTGTTGCATTGTTTTTGGGGC CTCTTTCTACATTCCCTGCAGGCCTCTACCTTCTGGTCGAGAAATTCCTTTTGCATAGAAATACCGCCGTACTTGGCGCAAG CGTTTGGGTATTCCTCCTATTGGGTACCGAAGCTATCAAGACCTTCAAGTCTCACCCGTACTTCAG TCTCGGGAATTACAAGATCCCTACTTGGACATCGCCCTTGTTTGCGTGCATAGTTGTTTCGATCCTTATGTCTAATACGAGCTTCCTTGGCCATTTGTGCGCTATTCTCATCGGCTATTTGT TCGGCCTTGGGTACCTCAAGGTGTTCGTCCCTCCCGAGAAGGTCCTAAGATGGATTGAAGGAAAACTGAACCTGTTGGGTCGGCTACCACACTATGTCTCTGTCGACCAAAAGACGTATGGCCGATATGGTGTGCTCCCCACAACGAATACTGTGGGCGAGAGAGGGACTCCTATGAGCTATTTGGGATCATCGCAGCGTCTGGGTCCCTGA
- a CDS encoding putative GPI transamidase component: MALKSAIRKLRNNPHFLFVHLPHILSFLCVLAGVVWLLLLPLNDYSRQTYISENALLPGQVHAYFSGSEQNIFRGYRKELEGLLPNGAPGEGPERNDIELTPEISDKIQSVLRASGLKVATQKYEYTSAGITHQGQNVYAIIQAPRGDATEAIVLVTAWKTADGELNLNGVTLALTLARYFKRWSLWSKDIIFLITPDSKSGTQAWIDAYHDMQPPSVQPLPLKSGALQGGLVVEYPFDHRFESLHIVYDGVNGQLPNLDLINTAVSIAGGQMGIGANLQEMWDHNDSYEARLQTILRGMAKQGFGYATGAHSSFMPYHIDAITLQTKGDGWQDEMALGRTVESLCRSLNNLLEHLHQSFFFYLLMQTNRFVSIGTYLPSAMLIAGNFTIMAIALWLRTGYYMGSKPQPSVQTGASQDEKKEQAASSQDKSKTEATNVEQKSDANSIIERQLALPLSFVVGLHLLGLVPLFIFNNLSYKYFTTATYTFIVVDFVLPLLLAVLLTQGFTPKPRQYLLMKSFSLLLLGLFLSTLATLNFSLSFMIGLLCTPLSFVNRVSPSTSAPIRYALAFIGLVLLNLLSPPVVLLGGCWYTGVSVETILTQAAFGWDVWGMWTQVVVWCVWWPAWMIGCALF; the protein is encoded by the exons ATGGCTTTAAAAT CCGCAATCCGCAAATTGCGGAATAAtccccatttccttttcgtGCATTTACCGCACATCCTCTCGTTTCTATGCGTCCTCGCTGGAGTCGTctggcttctcctcctccccctcaatGACTACTCCCGTCAAACGTACATCTCCGAAAACGCGCTTCTTCCCGGCCAAGTCCATGCCTATTTCTCCGGCAGTGAGCAGAACATCTTTCGCGGATACAGGAAGGAGCTAGAGGGTCTTTTACCCAATGGAGCTCCAGGGGAGGGACCGGAAAGGAATGATATTGAATTGACGCCGGA GATCTCGGATAAGATACAGTCGGTTCTCAGAGCTTCCGGCTTGAAAGTCGCGACGCAGAAATACGAATACACTTCCGCGGGGATCACGCATCAGGGACAGAACGTTTATGCCATCATTCAGGCGCCGCGGGGCGATGCGACGGAGGCAATTGTGCTGGTTACGGCTTGGAAGACAGCTGATGGGGAACTGAATCTGAATGGCGTTACCCTTGCGCTGACGCTGGCAAGATACTTCAAAC GATGGTCTCTATGGTCGAAAGATATCATATTCCTGATCACGCCTGACAGCAAATCGGGGACGCAAGCGTGGATTGACGCATACCATGACATGCAGCCGCCATCTGTCCAGCCGCTGCCGTTGAAGAGTGGTGCATTGCAGGGAGGTCTGGTGGTGGAATATCCCTTTGATCATCGGTTTGAATCGCTACATATTGTCTACGACGGTGTCAATGGCCAATTGCCGAATCTGGATTTGATCAATACGGCCGTGTCAATTGCCGGTGGTCAAATGGGTATCGGCGCCAATTTGCAGGAGATGTGGGACCACAATGATAGCTACGAAGCGCGTCTGCAAACTATCTTGAGAGGCATGGCTAAGCAGGGTTTCGGGTACGCCACTGGAGCGCACAGTAGCTTCATGCCGTACCATATTGATGCTATCACACTGCAAACGAAAGGAGATGGCTGGCAGGATGAAATGGCCTTGGGCCGCACCGTGGAGAGTCTCTGTCGCAGCTTGAACAACCTCCTGGAACATTTGCACCAgagtttcttcttctatctGCTTATGCAGACCAACCGGTTTGTCAGTATCGGCACGTATCTGCCCAGCGCGATGCTGATCGCTGGCAACTTTACAATCATGGCTATTGCCCTGTGGCTACGGACTGGTTACTACATGGGCTCTAAGCCTCAGCCTTCAGTCCAAACAGGTGCTTCCCAggatgagaaaaaggaacaagcAGCAAGCTCCCAGGACAAGAGCAAAACGGAGGCGACAAATGTGGAACAAAAGAGTGACGCCAACAGCATCATCGAACGACAGCTGGCACTCCCACTCAGCTTTGTTGTCGGCCTTCATCTATTGGGCCTGGTTCCTCTGttcatcttcaacaatctTTCCTACAAG TACTTCACAACCGCTACCTACACCTTCATCGTAGTCGACTTCGTCCTTCCGCTACTCCTTGCAGTCTTACTTACCCAAGGATTCACTCCCAAGCCCCGGCAATACCTCCTTATGAAatccttctccctcctcctccttggtctcttcctttccactCTGGCTACCCTGAACTTCTCGCTCTCATTCATGATCGGCTTGCTCTGCACTCCCCTCAGCTTCGTCAACCGCGTCAGTCCTTCCACCAGTGCACCTATCCGGTACGCACTCGCCTTTATCGGACTCGTGCTCCTGAATCTTCTTTCGCCCCCTGTCGTCCTCCTCGGGGGCTGCTGGTATACCGGGGTATCAGTGGAGACTATTCTAACACAAGCTGCGTTCGGATGGGACGTCTGGGGAATGTGGACACAGGTAGTTGTATGGTGTGTCTGGTGGCCAGCGTGGATGATCGGATGCGCCCTGTTCTGA
- a CDS encoding putative 2-heptaprenyl-1,4-naphthoquinone methyltransferase, which produces MSEFTEKNKEVWGNLAKTYKTRFEKGTKLIYRLTQEKRLWGSDVWTDTEAGQGKEIKVLEYACGPGVVSTALAPFATKVVGIDVADGMVDEYNASAREAGFEDKMIGFKGDLLAEPMPEEFSRPEYSDFDVAFVSMALHHFEKPDLAMKRLGERLKKGGVCLIIDVLPHGKHDHNAHEMHNPDHETTHTIKTHGFTLEDMRKLYETAGLGGGFDYQVIEEPLVFERDGKAISKTIFIARGQRQ; this is translated from the exons ATGTCCGAGTTTAccgaaaagaacaaagaggtCTGGGG CAACTTGGCCAAGACTTACAAAACCCGGTTCGAAAAGGGCACAAAGTTGATCTACCGCCTGACTCAGGAAAAGCGCCTTTGGGGTAGTGACGTTTGGACTGACACCGAAGCCGGGCAAGGCAAAGAGATCAAGGTGTTGGAATATGCATGTGGCCCTGGCGTTGTATCTACG GCATTGGCGCCATTCGCCACCAAAGTCGTTGGCATAGACGTCGCGGACGGCATGGTTGACGAGTACAATGCTAGCGCTCGTGAGGCCGGTTTTGAAGACAAAATGATTGGCTTTAAAGGTGACCTTCTGGCCGAACCAATGCCAGAGGAATTCTCAAGGCCAGAGTATTCCGATTTCGATGTTGCATTTGTGAGCATGGCCCTTCATCATTTCGAAAAGCCGGACCTGGCCATGAAGCGTCTCGGGGAACGACTGAAGAAGGGTGGTGTATGTCTGATAATCGACGTACTTCCACATGGCAAGCATGACCACAATGCCCATGAAATGCACAACCCCGACCATGAAACCACGCACACAATCAAGACTCATGGTTTTACCTTGGAGGATATGCGCAAGCTGTATGAAACTGCAGGGCTTGGAGGAGGGTTTGACTATCAAGTCATTGAAGAGCCGCTGGTGTTCGAGAGAGATGGAAAGGCAATCTCCAAGACTATCTTCATCGCCCGGGGCCAGCGCCAGTAA
- a CDS encoding putative NADH-ubiquinone oxidoreductase 39 kDa subunit (NADH-ubiquinone oxidoreductase subunit), whose translation MQKCRAVNSALGSRAFAPAPKVQQVQRRNLQDVAITRTGKPILKVQGGRSSLGGHTATVFGATGFLGRYIVNRLASQGCTVVVPYREEMTKRHLKVTGDLGRVNFLEYDLRNTQSIEESVRHSDIVYNLVGRQYPTKNFSYTDVHVDGTERIVEAVAKYDVDRYIHVSSYNASRDSPSEFFATKAWGEEVARSIYPETTIVRPAPMFGFEDNLLHKLAKVTNLLTSNHMQERYWPVHAPDVGNALERMLHDDSTAGQTFELYGPKEYSTAEIAELVDREIVKHRRHINVPKPILKPVAHYLNKLLWWPIISPDEVEREFIDQVIDPNAKTFKDLGIEPVDLATLTFHYLLGYRSASYYDLPPATERERQEEKKYLHVLDDQ comes from the exons ATGCAGAAGTGCCGGGCCGTCAATTCCGCCTTGGGCTCGAGGGCATTTGCCCCCGCCCCCAAGGTCCAACAAGTTCAGCGCCGGAATCTCCAAGATGTCGCGATCACTAGAACCGGAAAGCCGATCCTGAAGGTCCAGGGTGGACG GTCGTCTCTTGGAG GTCACACCGCCACTGTCTTCGGTGCTACTGGTTTCCTCGGTCGTTACATTGTCAACAGGCTCG CTTCGCAGGGATGCACGGTCGTTGTTCCCTACCGTGAGGAGATGACCAAGAGACATCTGAAGGTCACTGGTGATCTCGGAAGGGTCAACTTCCTG GAATATGACCTGCGCAACACCCAGTCGATCGAGGAGAGTGTCCGTCATTCCGATATTGTTTACAACCTTGTCGGTCGCCAGTATCCTACTAA GAACTTTTCCTATACCGACGTACACGTCGACGGTACAGAGCGCATCGTTGAGGCTGTCGCCAAGTATGATGTTGACCGATACATCCACGTCTCTTCCTACAACGCCAGCAGGGACTCTCCTTCCGAGTTCTTCGCCACTAAG GCCTGGGGAGAGGAAGTTGCCCGTTCCATTTACCCCGAGACCACCATTGTCCGCCCTGCTCCCATGTTCGGTTTCGAGGATAACCTGCTCCACAAGCTTGCTAAGGTTACCAACCTCCTTACCTCCAACCACATGCAGGAGCGCTACTGGCCCGTTCAC GCCCCCGATGTTGGCAATGCTCTGGAGCGTATGCTTCACGATGACTCCACTGCTGGTCAGACTTTCGAGCTTTACGGTCCCAAGGAATACTCTACTGCCGAGATTGCCGAGCTGGTTGACCGTGAAATCGTCAAGCACCGCCGTCACATCAACGTTCCCAAGCCGATCTTGAAGCCTGTGGCCCACTACCTAAACAAGCTGCTCTGGTGGCCCATTATCTCGCCTGACGAGGTTGAGCGGGAGTTCATTGACCAGGTGATCGACCCCAATGCTAAGACCTTCAAGGACTTGGGCATTGAACCTGTTGATCTGGCCACCCTTACTTTCCACTACCTG TTGGGTTACCGTAGCGCTTCGTACTACGATCTGCCTCCGGCCACGGAGCGGGAGAGacaggaggagaagaagtatCTGCACGTCTTGGACGACCAGTAG
- a CDS encoding putative uroporphyrinogen-III synthase (uroporphyrinogen III synthase UROS/HEM4): MPPQFTFNTSSTPILLLKTKSSPTDSYEEYFSAHSYNPTFIPVLEHNFHTPNLTTVKQLFQSGALNPGPGRKYGGLIFTSQRAVEGFATILNDIGESTKQTSSQSLILYTVGPATSRSLTSIRDDHLPHATILGSETGNGENLAHFILSHYNPLYDSQDGPKPPLLFLVGEQRRDIIPKTLMAGSLPPEQRIGVDELVVYETGVMEGFEKSFGEAVRASEEFLGGGVERAVWVVVFSPTGCDAMVRVLKGLGDGERRVFVATIGPTTRDHLKNKYGFEADVCAEKPSQEGVGMGIVEFMENRRKNRAGQ, from the exons atgcCACCTCAATTCACCTTCAACACCTCCTCGAcccccatcctcctcctcaaaACCAAATCCTCCCCGACAGACAGCTACGAAGAATACTTCTCCGCACACAGCTACAACCCCACCTTCATCCCAGTCCTCGAACACAACTTCCACACCCCGAACCTAACCACCGTAAAACAGCTCTTCCAGTCAGGAGCCCTGAACCCCGGCCCGGGCCGCAAATACGGCGGCCTGATATTCACAAGCCAGCGGGCCGTAGAGGGATTCGCGACGATCCTCAACGATATTGGTG AATCAACTAAACAAACCTCCTCCCAATCCCTAATCCTCTACACCGTCGGCCCCGCTACATCCCGATCCCTAACCTCCATTCGAGACGACCACCTCCCCCATGCAACAATCCTCGGCTCGGAGACTGGAAACGGCGAGAATCTAGCGCATTTCATCCTCTCTCATTATAACCCGTTGTATGACTCGCAAGATGGCCCGAAGCCGCCTCTCTTGTTCCTTGTTGGGGAGCAGCGGAGGGATATCATCCCCAAGACGTTGATGGCGGGGTCGCTGCCGCCGGAGCAGCGGATTGGGGTTGATGAGTTGGTAGTCTACGAGACGGGTGTTATGGAGGGGTTTGAGAAGAGTTTTGGGGAGGCGGTTCGTGCTTCGGAGGAGTTTTTGGGGGGTGGGGTGGAGAGGGCGGTTTGGGTGGTTGTGTTTTCGCCGACGGGGTGTGATGCTATGGTGCGGGTGTTGAAGGggcttggggatggggagAGGAGGGTGTTTGTTGCCACGATTGGGCCTACGACGAGGGATCATTTGAAGAATAAGTATGGGTTTGAGGCAGATGTTTGTGCTGAGAAACCGAGTCAGGAGGGAGTAGGTATGGGTATTGTGGAATTCATGGAGAATCGGAGGAAGAATAGGGCAGGGCAATAG
- the mpkB gene encoding kinase-like domain-containing protein, with the protein MVQQLPPQGGSRKISFNVSDQYEIQDVIGEGAYGVVCSAIHKPSGQKVAIKKITPFDHSMFCLRTLREMKLLRYFNHENIISILDIQRPRNYESFNEVYLIQELMETDMHRVIRTQDLSDDHCQYFIYQTLRALKAMHSANVLHRDLKPSNLLLNANCDLKVCDFGLARSAASTDDNSGFMTEYVATRWYRAPEIMLTFKEYTKAIDVWSVGCILAEMLSGKPLFPGKDYHHQLTLILDVLGTPTMEDYYGIKSRRAREYIRSLPFKKKIPFKALFPKANDLALDLLERLLAFNPAKRITVEEALRHPYLEPYHDPEDEPTAPPIPEGFFDFDKNKDALSKEQLKILIYEEIMR; encoded by the exons ATGGTGCAGCAACTTCCTCCCCAGGGAGGTTCACGAAAGATCTCCTTCAACGTTTCCGACCAATATGAAATTCAAGATGTCATTGGTGAAGGTGCCTACGGTGTGGTGTG CTCTGCCATCCACAAACCATCTGGTCAAAAAGTCgccatcaagaagatcactCCTTTCGACCACTCGATGTTCTGCTTGCGAACTTTGCGTGAGATGAAGCTGCTTCGCTATTTTAACCATGAAAACATCATCTCTATCCTGGATATCCAAAGACCACGCAACTATGAGAGCTTCAACGAGGTTTATCTAATCCAG GAGCTGATGGAGACTGACATGCACCGGGTCATTCGTACCCAAGATCTTTCGGATGATCACTGTCAATATTTTATTTACCAGACTCTACGTGCCCTCAAAGCTATGCACTCGGCCAATGTTCTTCATCGTGATCTGAAACCTTCGAACCTGCTCCTCAACGCAAATTGCGATCTGAAAGTTTGCGATTTTGGCTTGGCCCGCTCGGCCGCCTCCACAGATGATAACTCAGGGTTCATGACAGAATATGTGGCGACCAGATGGTACCGTGCGCCGGAGATTATGTTGACATTCAAGGAGTACACCAAAGCGATTGATGTGTGGAGTGTTGGTTGTATTCTCGCCGAGATGCTGAGCGGAAAACCCTTATTCCCCGGAAAGGACT ATCATCACCAATTGACTCTTATTTTGGACGTTCTTGGTACACCGACAATGGAGGACTACTATGGAATCAAATCCCGACGGGCTCGGGAATACATTCGGTCTCTCCCTTTCAAAAAGAAGATCCCCTTCAAGGCGCTCTTCCCGAAGGCCAACGATTTGGCCCTGGACCTCCTGGAGAGGCTCTTGGCATTCAACCCCGCTAAGCGTATTACTGTGGAAGAAGCTTTGCGTCATCCATACCTGGAGCCGTATCATGACCCCGAAGATGAGCCCACGGCACCTCCCATCCCGGAAGGGTTCTTCGACTTTGACAAGAATAAGGATGCCCTTAGCAAGGAGCAGTTAAAGA TTCTAATCTACGAGGAGATCATGCGGTGA